The Candidatus Binataceae bacterium DNA window AGCGCAATCAGCTACCGGCCTTCCGGGTCGGAAGCGACTGGCGCTTCACGGTGGAAGCGATCGATCAGTGGCGCGCCCGCGCCGAAGCCGGCACCTTTAAGCCCGAGATTCGCCGCGCCGCGGCCCGCAAATAGTCTCTGGTTGGTCGGCGCCCGCGCGATTTAGGCAAAGTAGCGACGCGGATTGTCGACCAGCATCGCGCGGATTTTCTCCTCGCTCACTCCCGCCCGCTTCAAGGCCGGCACTATATTCTGGAACACGTGGGTCGGTTTCCAATTTTCGATCAGCTTTGAGGTTTCGGGCGGGAGATCGAGACCTCGCCCCAACCAGCACCACACCGAGTCGTGTGAGAGGACGATCTGCTTCTCGTAGCCCACGCCGAGCAACCCGACTAGTGCGGCCAGCCTCAGCTTGTCGGGATGGAGAAAGTCCAGTCCGAACCGATCGAATCCAAGGAAGCATCCGCGGTCGAGCATGTCGCGGTGATAGCCGAGATCTGCCGAGCCGCAGCTATGGCCGATTATCACCCGCTGCAGATCGATACCCTCCGAAGCAAAGATGTCGAGTTGCTCCCGCCCCATGGTGCCATCCTCGGTGTGCGTAGTGATCGGCGCACCGGTACGCAGATGCGCGCGCGCTGCGGCGCGCAAGCAGTTTTCTTCGTATTTGGTTATCTGACCCTTGCCGGTCGCGCACTTGATTATTCCGGCCTTGATTCCGGTGTTGCCGATACCTTTGGTGATCTCACTAGAATAGACTTCCGCGATTTCATCGACGCTGCGCTGTTTGAAGTAGGCCGTGTTGCCCAGGTCTTCCTTGTAGAGACCGGTCGCGCACACGATGCGCACGCCGGAGGTTTCGGCAACCTCGGCCATGAAATTGACGTCGCGGCCGATGTCCATGGGACACGGATCGACAAAGCTCTGCAGGCCGAGATCCTTCAGCTCCTTGAGGCGGTCGACCGCGTTCTTGAAGGCTGCGCGTCTTTCGAACTTTGGCGCTGCGCAGTCCAGCTCCCATCCGGCCCAACCGATGAGCAGATGCTCGTGCATCAGAGTCGTGCCGAGCTGTTCGGCGGTGGTGGTTCCCGTGACGGTGTTTATGGATTTCATCGGAGCAACTCCTTCGCCCCCGAAGGCCTCGGGCTAGAAACGCAAATTAGACCCGCGCGGTCGAAGTCGTCAAACGCAGCCCTCCGCCACGCCTGAGGTCAATCTTTTTTCGGGCTTCGCAGTGAGCTCAGGACAATCAGAGTAACCCCAATGGTGATCGCACTGTCGGCGACGTTGAAGATTGGATAATTCCATTCGTAATAGTGGACACGCACAAAATCGACGACTTGACCGCGCAGGCCACGGTCGATCAGATTCCCGCTCGCACCCGCCAGTATCAGGGCGAAGGCCAGGGTGGTCAGCGTCAGTCCGTCGCTACGTGCAATCAGCACGATCAACACCACTATCGCCACCAGCGCCAGTCCCGCCAAAAAGGCGCCCCGGAACCACCCGGGCAGATTCGTGAACATACTGAACGCGGCGCCCGAATTGCGCGTGTAGGTGATGTCGACCCAGTGCGGGATGACCGCGATGCTCTCGAACAGCTCCATCCGCGAGCTGACGATGAGCTTGGTTACCTGGTCCAAGATCAGCACCGGAAGGGTAACCAATCCGATCACAATCAGCAGCGGATTTCGACGGCGTCGCGGAGGCTCAATCATCAATTGCGCCACCGCCGACTCAGACATTGGCGCCGACCACCAAACGGCAGCGCGCATCTAGCTCCGGATGTCCGCCGTCGTCGAAGTAGCACCAGCACCGCTGGCATTTGATCCCTGGCGCGCGCGTAGCCTCGATTTGCAGCCCCGCGATTGGCACTCCGTCAAGTTTCAACTGAGAATCGGCGAATTCCCGGCTCACCGCGCCGTCACGGCTTCCGATCTGAACCCCCGAAGTAATGAAAAGCTCTTTTAG harbors:
- the lspA gene encoding signal peptidase II; the protein is MSESAVAQLMIEPPRRRRNPLLIVIGLVTLPVLILDQVTKLIVSSRMELFESIAVIPHWVDITYTRNSGAAFSMFTNLPGWFRGAFLAGLALVAIVVLIVLIARSDGLTLTTLAFALILAGASGNLIDRGLRGQVVDFVRVHYYEWNYPIFNVADSAITIGVTLIVLSSLRSPKKD
- a CDS encoding helix-turn-helix domain-containing protein, translating into MERIEVLKGSVLTVQEVSSYLRVHPSTIYRMLKRNQLPAFRVGSDWRFTVEAIDQWRARAEAGTFKPEIRRAAARK